From Anaerohalosphaera lusitana, one genomic window encodes:
- a CDS encoding c-type cytochrome: MRSIFVIVLVFAAAVSGSAAEYSAPSDVVDGPGGKIYVNESAAGRIAVIGAELLEVERQIDIGSECGGFAVSADGKYLYAAVGGVDGKLLKIDAGSGEIVGSVRVGHTPGAVEVSADGGTVFVCNRFSDDVSVIDAGRMKERARVVVAREPVAVAVSRDGKYLFVANLLPAGAADEEHVAACVSVVDVKRGLVCENIALPNGSVDLHGMCLSPDGEFVYVTHVLARFQLPTTQLQRGWMNTNAVSVIDVDERELVNTVLLDDVAAGAANPWGVDCSDDGKFLCVSHAGTGEVSVIYRQAMHERLSRAERGMKVTEVTSSADAVKNDMSFLRGIRRRIKLKGVGPRGVAVGGGKVFAAEYFSDSVAVVGLADGAAASVSLGEAGEMSLVRKGEMYFNDARLCFQGWQSCASCHPGEARTDALNWDLLNDGIGNPKNTKSLLASHETGAAMITGVRASAEVAVRAGIRHIQFAEVDEEKARAIDAYLKSLRPVASPRLVDGELSESAVRGKNIFETAGCGHCHSGEYFTDMKKHDVWTGEESVGELETPTLVELWRTAPYLFDGRAAELAEVFTEHNEGDRHGRTSGLSEQEVRDLVEYVLSL, translated from the coding sequence ATGAGATCGATCTTTGTGATTGTTTTGGTTTTTGCGGCAGCAGTATCTGGTTCGGCGGCGGAGTATTCGGCGCCTTCGGATGTGGTCGATGGTCCGGGTGGGAAGATTTATGTGAACGAGTCGGCTGCGGGGCGGATCGCGGTTATTGGCGCGGAGTTGCTGGAGGTTGAGCGGCAGATAGATATTGGCAGTGAGTGCGGCGGGTTTGCTGTGTCTGCGGATGGTAAGTATTTGTATGCCGCGGTCGGTGGGGTTGACGGTAAGCTGTTGAAGATCGATGCGGGCAGCGGTGAGATAGTCGGTTCGGTTCGGGTGGGTCATACGCCGGGCGCGGTTGAGGTAAGTGCGGACGGGGGGACGGTGTTTGTGTGCAATCGGTTCAGTGATGATGTATCTGTGATCGATGCGGGGAGGATGAAGGAGCGGGCGCGGGTTGTTGTTGCGCGTGAGCCGGTGGCGGTGGCTGTTTCGCGGGACGGGAAATATCTTTTCGTTGCGAATTTACTGCCTGCGGGAGCGGCTGATGAGGAACATGTGGCGGCGTGCGTTTCGGTGGTGGATGTCAAGAGGGGGTTGGTGTGCGAAAACATTGCGCTGCCGAACGGGAGTGTCGATCTTCATGGCATGTGTTTATCGCCTGACGGGGAGTTCGTTTATGTGACGCATGTGCTGGCGCGGTTCCAGTTGCCGACGACGCAGTTGCAGCGTGGGTGGATGAATACGAACGCTGTGAGTGTGATAGATGTGGACGAGCGCGAGCTGGTGAATACCGTTTTGCTGGACGATGTCGCGGCGGGGGCGGCGAATCCGTGGGGCGTGGATTGTTCGGATGACGGAAAGTTTTTGTGCGTCAGTCATGCGGGGACGGGGGAGGTCAGTGTGATCTACAGGCAGGCGATGCATGAGAGGCTGAGTCGGGCCGAGCGGGGGATGAAGGTGACGGAGGTTACGTCGAGTGCGGACGCGGTCAAGAACGACATGTCGTTTTTGCGGGGGATCAGGCGGCGTATCAAGTTGAAGGGTGTTGGGCCGAGGGGTGTTGCGGTTGGCGGGGGGAAGGTTTTTGCGGCTGAGTATTTTTCGGACAGTGTTGCGGTTGTTGGTCTAGCAGACGGAGCGGCTGCATCTGTGTCGCTCGGTGAGGCGGGTGAGATGTCGCTGGTGCGGAAGGGCGAGATGTATTTCAACGATGCGAGGCTTTGCTTTCAGGGATGGCAGAGCTGTGCGAGCTGTCATCCGGGCGAGGCGAGGACGGATGCGCTGAACTGGGATCTTTTGAATGACGGGATCGGGAATCCGAAGAACACGAAGAGTCTGCTGGCGAGTCACGAGACCGGGGCGGCGATGATAACGGGCGTGCGGGCGAGTGCGGAGGTTGCGGTTCGCGCGGGGATCAGGCATATCCAGTTTGCCGAGGTGGACGAGGAGAAGGCGCGGGCGATAGATGCGTATTTGAAGTCGCTTAGGCCTGTGGCGAGTCCGCGGCTGGTGGACGGGGAACTCAGTGAGTCGGCGGTACGGGGTAAGAACATCTTTGAGACAGCGGGGTGCGGGCACTGTCATTCGGGTGAATATTTTACTGACATGAAAAAGCATGACGTTTGGACGGGTGAGGAGTCGGTTGGTGAGTTGGAAACGCCGACGCTTGTGGAGCTTTGGCGGACGGCGCCGTATCTGTTCGACGGCAGGGCGGCGGAGCTTGCGGAGGTGTTCACGGAACATAACGAGGGTGACAGGCACGGCAGGACGAGCGGGCTGAGTGAGCAGGAGGTGCGTGATCTGGTGGAGTATGTGCTGAGTCTTTGA
- a CDS encoding SUMF1/EgtB/PvdO family nonheme iron enzyme has translation MGLVKAMRDFAGGRMGAAGLLGLVMVYCAGVTFGAVSKQRAREAERRLERMDFAKVAAGVEDMRASFGEEFEGAEDVLARLRAAGEQKGEVLQKVRSGDAGAVATAERMVEAGRGALLANPLLDFDKLLVVRRMYDPKRARRVMGNQLGMVNNWLNNSHLPQRGWDNEIAALSLEDGSVETVFRPDGGRFVGDVDLHFGGERVLFSMPADDGTWQIFEVSVSGEGLRQLPLIGEKDIDNHDACYLPDGNVAFVSTAPIAGVPCIGGGSPVGNMYLWDSSAGTVRRLTFDQDQIWNPTVMNDGRLMFTRWEYTDTAHYFTRILFSCNPDGTEQKEFYGSNSYWPNSLFFARPVPGDATKFVGIVSGHHGTAKSGRLLLFDPSKSRREAKGVIAEIPGRDDVAGKIADRLVDGVWPQFLHPYPLSEKYFLAAGKLDRNSLWGIYLVDVFDNVTLIKEVEDSALLEPLPLRAREKPPVVPSRVVEDEKYATVYITDIYEGPGLAGVPRGAVKELRLFSYHYCYLGTGGHNAISNEGGWDVKRILGTVPVEEDGSAMFKVPANRPVSLQPLDEKGRAMQLIRSWFVGMPGENVSCVGCHESQNMVSPGKQTAAAQREPDMIEPWGGEARPFTFRYEVQPVLDRKCAGCHGEDTKGEKPKFVARGNGLNHWADDSYNSLHPYVRRPGPESDYHILEPMEYHASTSELVQMLVKGHHGVELSDEEWEKIYAWIDLNVPHGGAWMPGKWKGHDQRQYRLELQKKYAFVDDDPEGEYLELVEQAKGREIEPVMPAKKAEVQTAGGDAGLDWAFDAETAEKMQQEQAGDEVRRVVELGGGLKLKLVYVPAGEFVMGDPHDPDARPGEVAKVEDGFWMGQTEVTNAQYNVFDPGHDSRYYDQQWKDHTRPGYPANRPGQPVIRVSWEEARAFCEWLSEKTGKKFSLPSEAQWEWACRAGSAESMLYGSADTDFGKFANLADVSLKKLAVSGVDPKPIANPGPRYAFVPRVDSVDDGAMVASDVGKYEANAWGLYDMHGNVAEWTSSMMGPYGGGEDQGKKVVRGGSWRDRPKRATAGYRLGYEPWQKVYNVGFRVICED, from the coding sequence ATGGGGTTAGTCAAGGCGATGAGAGATTTTGCCGGTGGTCGTATGGGCGCGGCTGGGTTGCTGGGGCTGGTGATGGTCTATTGTGCGGGTGTGACGTTTGGGGCGGTGTCGAAGCAGCGTGCGCGTGAGGCGGAGCGGCGGCTTGAGCGGATGGATTTTGCGAAGGTCGCGGCGGGTGTTGAGGATATGCGGGCGAGTTTCGGTGAGGAGTTTGAGGGTGCGGAGGATGTGCTTGCGCGGCTGCGTGCGGCAGGTGAGCAGAAGGGGGAGGTGCTGCAGAAGGTCCGGAGCGGGGATGCGGGGGCGGTTGCGACGGCGGAGCGGATGGTCGAGGCGGGACGTGGGGCGCTGCTTGCGAATCCGCTGCTGGATTTTGATAAGCTGTTGGTGGTTCGGCGGATGTATGATCCGAAGCGTGCGCGGCGAGTTATGGGTAATCAGCTTGGGATGGTGAACAACTGGCTGAACAATTCGCATCTGCCCCAGCGGGGGTGGGACAACGAAATAGCGGCGTTGTCGCTTGAAGACGGGAGTGTTGAGACGGTGTTTCGGCCCGATGGCGGACGGTTCGTTGGTGATGTGGATCTGCACTTTGGGGGTGAGCGGGTGCTGTTTTCGATGCCGGCGGATGACGGGACGTGGCAGATATTTGAGGTGAGTGTTTCGGGCGAGGGGTTGAGGCAGCTTCCGTTGATAGGCGAGAAGGATATTGACAATCATGACGCGTGCTATCTGCCGGACGGGAATGTTGCGTTCGTTTCGACGGCGCCGATCGCGGGTGTGCCTTGTATCGGCGGCGGGTCGCCTGTGGGGAACATGTATCTGTGGGACAGTTCGGCGGGGACTGTTCGACGTCTGACGTTCGATCAGGATCAGATATGGAACCCGACGGTGATGAACGATGGGCGGTTGATGTTTACGCGGTGGGAGTATACGGATACGGCGCATTATTTCACGCGGATACTTTTCAGTTGTAATCCGGACGGAACGGAGCAGAAGGAGTTTTACGGGAGCAATTCGTACTGGCCGAACTCGCTGTTTTTTGCGAGGCCTGTGCCGGGGGATGCGACTAAGTTCGTGGGGATCGTGAGCGGGCATCACGGGACGGCGAAGTCTGGGAGGCTTCTGCTGTTCGATCCGAGCAAGAGCAGACGCGAGGCAAAGGGCGTAATCGCGGAGATACCGGGCAGGGACGATGTTGCGGGCAAGATCGCGGATCGACTGGTGGACGGTGTGTGGCCTCAGTTTCTGCATCCGTATCCGCTGAGCGAGAAGTATTTTCTGGCGGCGGGGAAGCTGGATCGGAATTCGCTTTGGGGGATATACCTTGTTGATGTGTTTGACAATGTGACGCTTATCAAGGAGGTCGAGGATTCGGCATTGCTGGAGCCATTGCCCTTGCGGGCGAGGGAGAAGCCGCCGGTGGTTCCGAGCAGGGTTGTTGAGGATGAGAAGTATGCGACGGTTTATATAACGGACATATACGAGGGGCCAGGGCTTGCGGGTGTGCCGCGGGGTGCGGTGAAGGAGCTGCGGCTGTTTTCGTATCATTATTGTTACCTGGGGACGGGTGGACATAACGCGATAAGTAATGAGGGCGGCTGGGACGTTAAGCGGATACTTGGGACGGTGCCGGTTGAGGAGGACGGGTCGGCGATGTTCAAGGTGCCGGCGAACAGGCCTGTTTCGCTGCAGCCGCTGGATGAGAAGGGGCGGGCGATGCAGTTGATACGGAGCTGGTTCGTGGGTATGCCGGGTGAGAACGTTTCGTGTGTGGGCTGTCATGAGTCGCAGAATATGGTGTCGCCGGGCAAGCAGACTGCGGCGGCTCAGCGGGAGCCTGACATGATCGAGCCGTGGGGCGGGGAGGCGAGGCCGTTCACGTTCAGGTACGAGGTGCAGCCTGTGCTGGATCGCAAGTGTGCGGGTTGTCATGGAGAGGATACGAAGGGGGAGAAGCCCAAGTTTGTCGCGCGGGGGAACGGGCTGAATCACTGGGCGGATGATTCTTATAATTCGCTGCATCCGTATGTGCGTAGGCCTGGTCCTGAGAGTGACTATCATATACTCGAGCCGATGGAGTATCATGCGAGCACGAGTGAGCTGGTGCAGATGCTGGTGAAGGGGCATCACGGGGTTGAGTTGAGCGATGAGGAATGGGAGAAGATCTATGCGTGGATCGATCTGAACGTGCCGCACGGCGGGGCGTGGATGCCGGGGAAGTGGAAGGGGCACGATCAGAGACAGTACCGGCTCGAGCTGCAGAAGAAGTATGCGTTCGTGGATGACGACCCTGAGGGGGAGTATCTGGAGCTGGTGGAGCAGGCGAAGGGAAGGGAGATTGAGCCTGTAATGCCTGCGAAAAAGGCGGAGGTGCAGACGGCCGGTGGCGATGCTGGGTTGGACTGGGCGTTTGATGCTGAGACTGCGGAGAAGATGCAGCAGGAGCAGGCGGGGGATGAGGTTCGCAGGGTTGTCGAGCTTGGGGGTGGGTTGAAGCTGAAGCTGGTGTATGTGCCGGCGGGTGAATTTGTGATGGGCGATCCTCATGATCCTGATGCCCGGCCGGGGGAGGTTGCGAAGGTTGAAGATGGGTTCTGGATGGGCCAGACTGAGGTGACGAATGCGCAGTACAACGTATTCGATCCGGGGCACGACAGCAGGTATTACGATCAGCAGTGGAAGGATCATACGCGGCCGGGTTATCCGGCGAATCGGCCTGGGCAGCCCGTGATCAGGGTGTCGTGGGAAGAGGCGAGAGCGTTCTGTGAATGGCTTAGTGAGAAGACGGGTAAGAAGTTTTCATTGCCGAGCGAGGCGCAGTGGGAGTGGGCGTGTCGTGCGGGCAGTGCGGAGAGTATGTTGTACGGTTCGGCCGATACGGACTTCGGGAAGTTTGCGAATCTTGCGGACGTGAGTCTGAAGAAGCTTGCGGTGAGCGGTGTTGATCCTAAGCCGATCGCAAATCCGGGCCCGAGGTATGCTTTTGTGCCGAGAGTGGACAGTGTTGATGACGGAGCGATGGTTGCGAGTGATGTTGGTAAGTATGAGGCGAATGCGTGGGGCCTTTATGATATGCACGGCAATGTCGCGGAATGGACGAGCAGTATGATGGGGCCCTATGGCGGGGGTGAAGATCAGGGCAAAAAGGTGGTACGCGGCGGGTCGTGGCGCGACAGGCCAAAGAGGGCGACGGCTGGGTATCGGCTGGGGTATGAGCCATGGCAGAAGGTGTATAATGTTGGTTTCAGGGTTATTTGTGAAGATTAA
- a CDS encoding aldo/keto reductase, with the protein MKYRQLGNTDMNASIVGLGTWVMGGGSIWGKEPDDNESIRVVHASLDEGINLVDTAPLYGFGRSEEVVGKAIKGRRDEVILATKCGLWWHDERGSLLGPFDGEKVFKSLRPDTIEIEIEDSLKRLGTDRIDLYQTHWPAVEPEKTPIEDTMACLNKLKDQGKIRAIGVSNVSVDELKENMQHGEIVSDQFRYSMLYREPEENILPFCAENNVSTLTYMSLEQGLLTGKVGMDRDFGEDEWRSNEDWNPWFKKVNRPKILDMLAGWKGLTEKYSCTLAQLVVAWTAQQRGVTHVLCGARRVDQTLDNAKAGGLELAESDIAKIRSDVEGLGEPQ; encoded by the coding sequence ATGAAGTACAGGCAGCTTGGCAATACGGACATGAACGCGTCGATCGTCGGACTTGGTACGTGGGTTATGGGGGGCGGAAGTATATGGGGCAAGGAGCCGGATGATAATGAGTCGATCCGGGTGGTGCATGCTTCGCTGGACGAGGGGATCAATCTGGTAGATACTGCGCCGCTGTATGGTTTCGGCAGGAGTGAGGAGGTTGTGGGCAAGGCGATCAAGGGACGCAGGGACGAGGTGATACTTGCAACGAAATGCGGACTGTGGTGGCACGACGAGAGGGGTTCGCTGCTTGGGCCTTTCGATGGTGAGAAGGTGTTCAAGAGTCTGAGGCCTGATACGATCGAGATAGAGATCGAGGACAGTTTGAAGCGGCTTGGGACTGATCGGATCGATCTGTATCAGACGCACTGGCCTGCGGTTGAGCCTGAGAAGACGCCGATAGAGGATACAATGGCGTGTCTGAACAAACTGAAGGATCAGGGGAAGATCCGGGCGATAGGCGTGTCGAACGTTTCGGTTGATGAGCTGAAGGAGAATATGCAGCACGGCGAAATCGTGAGCGATCAGTTCCGGTACAGCATGCTGTATCGTGAGCCGGAGGAGAATATACTGCCGTTCTGTGCGGAGAATAACGTTTCGACGCTTACGTATATGTCGCTGGAGCAGGGCCTGCTGACGGGTAAGGTCGGTATGGATCGTGATTTCGGCGAGGACGAGTGGCGGAGCAATGAGGATTGGAATCCGTGGTTCAAGAAGGTGAATCGGCCGAAGATACTGGATATGCTGGCGGGCTGGAAGGGCCTGACGGAGAAGTATTCGTGTACGCTGGCGCAGTTGGTTGTCGCGTGGACGGCGCAGCAGAGAGGTGTGACGCATGTGCTGTGCGGTGCGAGGCGGGTCGATCAGACTTTGGATAACGCGAAGGCTGGCGGGCTGGAGCTTGCGGAGTCGGATATTGCGAAAATTCGCAGTGATGTGGAAGGACTTGGTGAGCCGCAATAG
- a CDS encoding IclR family transcriptional regulator, which yields MNGNGESSKYHVPNLERALEILELLSEHGEGLSLTSVVEKLGYPKNSVFRITKTLLDRGYLRRADDTKVFTLTHKMLTLGYGAVSEYSLVEKSLDIMRELRDEVRETVLIGILSGTYGVVLEQVVGSHLFKFMVNPGRRFPLHASAPGKAMWAFLPAREREMLLERVELKRYNDNTITDKGAMHEELDRVREAGYAIDRAEEVEGVRCVGAAVLDQHGYPVASIWSTGPSERMEKAGLEEAGRKTVEYARQISRRLGYGPAQ from the coding sequence ATGAATGGGAACGGGGAATCATCAAAGTATCATGTGCCGAATCTGGAGCGTGCGCTTGAGATACTGGAGCTTCTGTCGGAGCATGGTGAGGGGCTGAGTCTGACTTCAGTGGTTGAGAAGCTGGGGTATCCGAAGAACAGCGTTTTCAGGATTACTAAGACTTTGCTGGATCGGGGGTATCTGAGGCGAGCGGATGATACGAAGGTTTTTACGCTGACGCATAAGATGCTTACGCTGGGTTATGGGGCGGTTTCGGAGTACAGCCTGGTGGAGAAATCACTGGACATAATGCGGGAGCTTCGGGACGAGGTGCGAGAGACGGTGCTTATCGGGATATTGTCGGGCACTTACGGGGTGGTGCTGGAGCAGGTCGTGGGGAGTCATCTTTTCAAGTTTATGGTCAATCCGGGCAGGCGGTTTCCGCTGCATGCAAGTGCGCCGGGCAAGGCGATGTGGGCCTTTTTACCGGCTAGGGAGCGGGAGATGCTGCTGGAACGGGTGGAGCTGAAACGGTATAATGACAATACGATCACGGATAAGGGTGCGATGCATGAGGAGCTCGATCGAGTGCGGGAGGCTGGGTATGCGATAGACAGGGCGGAAGAGGTGGAGGGCGTGCGGTGCGTGGGAGCGGCGGTTCTGGATCAGCACGGGTATCCGGTTGCGAGTATATGGTCAACCGGGCCGAGCGAACGGATGGAAAAGGCTGGTCTGGAGGAGGCCGGGAGGAAAACGGTTGAGTATGCGAGGCAGATATCGCGGAGGCTTGGATACGGGCCCGCGCAGTAA
- a CDS encoding NfeD family protein — protein sequence MDTLKDFLKPEIIWCLVGLVLLLMEFAVPGLILFFFAIGAWIVALVCLFWDSAGLDAQLIIFLIASITSLLALRRYLKNIFHGHIRSVQSGKQDLDEFVGQRVTVRSAIPANGTGRVEFRGTEWNATSDDPLAPGEPAEIISKDNLTLKVKKLDQ from the coding sequence ATGGATACGCTAAAAGATTTCCTCAAACCCGAAATAATCTGGTGCCTCGTCGGCCTCGTCCTCCTGCTCATGGAGTTCGCCGTCCCGGGCCTGATTCTGTTTTTCTTTGCGATCGGAGCATGGATCGTTGCACTCGTCTGCCTCTTCTGGGATTCCGCGGGCCTTGACGCCCAGCTCATCATCTTCCTTATCGCCAGCATAACATCTCTGCTCGCTCTTCGCCGCTACCTCAAAAATATCTTCCACGGCCACATCCGCTCCGTCCAGTCCGGCAAACAGGACCTCGATGAATTCGTCGGCCAGCGAGTCACCGTCAGGTCAGCGATCCCCGCCAACGGCACAGGCCGCGTCGAGTTCCGCGGAACAGAATGGAACGCAACTTCCGACGACCCCCTCGCACCAGGCGAACCCGCCGAGATAATCAGCAAAGACAACCTCACACTCAAAGTCAAAAAACTCGACCAATAA
- a CDS encoding SPFH domain-containing protein has translation MLSAVIGPVAVILIVVIVIAAIAFFKTIRIVPQKSAYIIESLGKYSKTLEAGFHILVPFIDKVAYKHTLKEQAVDVPPQTCITRDNIAVEVDGILYMQVVDAKRASYGIDNYLFAASQLAQTTMRSVIGKLDLDKTFEERDNINSVIVEAVDKASDPWGVKVTRYEVKNIVPPQSIKDAMEKQMRAEREKRAMIAESEGERQSRINRAEGEKQQLIAQSEGEKQKRINEAEGRAAEIEKVAEATSLGIKRIAAAIIEEGGSQAVDLRIAEQYLDEFGKLAKTNNSMIIPTDLSDIASVIKSAKMALSQQKTPTK, from the coding sequence ATGTTATCAGCAGTAATTGGCCCCGTTGCCGTCATCCTCATCGTAGTCATCGTCATCGCCGCCATCGCCTTCTTCAAGACCATCCGCATCGTACCCCAGAAATCCGCCTACATCATAGAAAGCCTTGGCAAATACTCCAAAACCCTAGAAGCGGGCTTCCACATCCTCGTTCCCTTCATCGACAAAGTGGCTTATAAACACACCCTCAAGGAACAGGCCGTGGACGTCCCGCCGCAGACCTGCATCACCCGCGACAATATCGCAGTCGAAGTCGACGGCATCCTCTATATGCAGGTCGTCGACGCAAAACGAGCCTCCTATGGTATCGACAACTACCTCTTCGCCGCCAGCCAGCTCGCCCAGACCACAATGCGTAGCGTCATCGGCAAGCTCGACCTCGACAAAACCTTCGAAGAACGCGACAACATTAACAGCGTCATCGTCGAAGCCGTCGACAAGGCCTCCGACCCCTGGGGCGTAAAGGTCACTCGCTACGAAGTAAAGAACATCGTCCCGCCGCAGTCCATCAAGGACGCCATGGAAAAACAGATGCGTGCCGAACGTGAAAAACGCGCAATGATCGCCGAGTCCGAAGGTGAACGCCAGTCCCGCATCAACCGCGCCGAAGGTGAAAAACAGCAGCTCATCGCCCAGTCCGAGGGTGAAAAGCAAAAACGCATCAACGAAGCCGAAGGCCGAGCCGCCGAGATCGAAAAGGTCGCCGAAGCCACCTCGCTCGGCATCAAACGCATCGCAGCAGCTATCATCGAAGAAGGCGGCTCACAGGCTGTCGACCTCCGCATCGCCGAACAATACCTCGACGAATTCGGCAAACTCGCCAAGACAAACAACTCCATGATCATCCCCACGGACCTCTCAGACATTGCAAGCGTAATAAAATCCGCAAAAATGGCCCTCAGCCAACAGAAAACACCCACAAAATAA
- a CDS encoding VanZ family protein, with protein sequence MVKVGRWVIFVFVITVVFTLTHIPQVNMPSDLGVGNFDKILHAGAYGVLAFVGIWAVGFGRGWRGYVGLAMMLAGLGVVDELTQPWVGRTCGVDDWAANVVGIVVVLGVVRVAGGWGRGKEK encoded by the coding sequence ATGGTCAAAGTTGGTCGATGGGTTATTTTTGTTTTTGTGATTACAGTGGTATTTACGCTGACGCATATTCCGCAGGTGAATATGCCTTCTGACCTGGGTGTGGGGAATTTTGACAAAATTCTGCATGCTGGGGCTTATGGGGTTCTCGCATTTGTGGGTATATGGGCGGTCGGTTTTGGGCGCGGCTGGCGAGGGTATGTCGGGCTTGCCATGATGCTGGCGGGACTGGGTGTGGTTGACGAGTTGACGCAGCCGTGGGTTGGGCGGACCTGCGGGGTCGATGACTGGGCGGCGAATGTTGTGGGGATCGTTGTGGTGCTTGGGGTTGTCCGGGTTGCAGGCGGTTGGGGGCGCGGTAAGGAGAAATAA
- a CDS encoding type II secretion system protein encodes MNHKKAFTLIELLVVISIIALLLAIMMPALSMVKEKARAVVGMSRVKQWGLCYQLFTNDHDGSFPEFTPETTNTTFMYDLKDYYSDIDEMRFCPSAKKISQSNPTGVQQGSFFGSTLQAWKVNAGEANWLEDDDIGAGSYGENSYIRKRAGSSKAWGRANMPRANTVPVLMDARWNNAWPDNNQPLRTSATTEEEFYNYNNWSTISCFVMKRHGDGINMTMADGSAIKADAEELWQFRWNRDFEREENKDLSFMKWDN; translated from the coding sequence ATGAATCATAAAAAAGCCTTCACCCTCATCGAACTACTCGTAGTCATCTCAATCATCGCCCTCCTCCTCGCCATCATGATGCCGGCACTGTCCATGGTAAAAGAAAAAGCCAGAGCTGTAGTTGGCATGTCCCGTGTAAAGCAATGGGGCCTCTGCTACCAACTCTTCACCAACGACCACGACGGCAGCTTCCCCGAATTCACCCCCGAGACCACCAATACTACCTTCATGTATGACCTTAAGGACTATTACTCCGACATCGACGAAATGCGTTTCTGCCCTTCCGCAAAGAAAATCTCACAGTCCAACCCTACAGGTGTTCAGCAAGGTAGCTTTTTCGGAAGCACGCTCCAGGCCTGGAAAGTAAACGCCGGAGAAGCCAACTGGTTGGAAGACGACGACATCGGTGCAGGCAGCTACGGTGAAAATTCATATATTAGAAAACGCGCTGGCAGCTCCAAGGCATGGGGGCGAGCGAATATGCCCCGTGCAAATACTGTACCCGTGCTCATGGATGCACGCTGGAACAATGCATGGCCGGACAACAACCAGCCACTTCGAACCTCCGCGACAACTGAAGAGGAATTCTATAACTATAACAACTGGTCAACCATCTCATGCTTCGTTATGAAACGCCACGGCGACGGCATTAACATGACTATGGCAGATGGAAGCGCCATCAAAGCCGACGCCGAAGAACTCTGGCAATTCAGATGGAACCGAGACTTCGAACGCGAAGAAAACAAGGACCTAAGCTTCATGAAATGGGACAATTAA
- a CDS encoding fatty acid desaturase family protein: MERYISDEELRRQAWKYWVVVLAWPVYLFCIPAVFDAFGWWAVLLMVWSGAWLYTWIGCLMHECWHKYVPNVPNEGLYKVYSWMLGTDPQNYRLVHGFHHSKVNSWEDTEFHPVGEVREGWRRRMYNAAEILLGVIWTFGLLTAVLGFHERYREKWRLRSLLVSLAAVTVFYGGIGTAAVFVWGVAVWQAVVAIGLSFWLGAFWVHQDQLVQHGGLIVEGDVKERNIRSRNLRRETVWEKAFLFMVHGDCREHVLHHTNVREHSRVFADRMPLPEGAVVITLGDYGRVLWGMVR, encoded by the coding sequence ATGGAACGCTACATCAGTGATGAGGAACTGCGGAGGCAGGCATGGAAGTACTGGGTTGTGGTTCTGGCGTGGCCCGTTTATCTTTTCTGCATACCTGCTGTGTTCGATGCGTTCGGCTGGTGGGCGGTTTTGCTGATGGTTTGGTCTGGAGCGTGGCTGTATACGTGGATCGGTTGTCTGATGCATGAATGCTGGCACAAGTATGTGCCTAACGTGCCGAACGAGGGGCTATACAAGGTTTATTCGTGGATGCTTGGGACGGATCCGCAGAATTACAGGCTGGTGCACGGGTTTCATCACAGCAAGGTGAACAGTTGGGAGGATACGGAGTTTCATCCGGTGGGAGAGGTGCGGGAGGGCTGGCGACGGCGGATGTATAATGCGGCGGAGATATTGCTGGGGGTGATATGGACCTTCGGGTTGTTGACGGCGGTGCTGGGGTTTCATGAGCGGTATCGGGAGAAGTGGCGGTTGAGGAGCCTGCTGGTGAGTCTTGCGGCGGTTACGGTGTTTTACGGTGGGATCGGTACGGCGGCGGTGTTTGTGTGGGGTGTTGCGGTGTGGCAGGCGGTGGTCGCGATCGGGCTTAGTTTCTGGCTTGGTGCGTTCTGGGTGCATCAGGATCAGCTTGTGCAGCATGGGGGGCTGATCGTTGAGGGAGACGTGAAGGAGCGGAACATAAGGAGTAGGAACCTTCGGCGGGAGACGGTGTGGGAGAAGGCGTTTTTGTTTATGGTGCACGGGGATTGTCGGGAACATGTTCTGCATCATACGAACGTTCGGGAGCATTCGCGGGTGTTCGCGGATCGGATGCCGCTGCCCGAGGGGGCGGTTGTGATCACGCTGGGCGATTACGGCAGGGTGCTTTGGGGGATGGTGCGGTAG